A stretch of the Argentina anserina chromosome 6, drPotAnse1.1, whole genome shotgun sequence genome encodes the following:
- the LOC126799662 gene encoding uncharacterized protein LOC126799662, with amino-acid sequence MTTYGGGGGGSSEPPRSRKRRNICLWSIAGVVVTVLILVILWLTVFKAKDPKMTVNSVVLRSLQAGFDINKATVDVNITIDVDATVKNPNKVGMKYHNSTASLNYRGVMVGEVPIGAGEISAGETMPMGVTLTVMVDRFLGKTSELLPDVAAGLIPFNTVTKISGKVTILGIFKIHVTSTSSCDFNVYVGSKTVGDQKCKHKTKL; translated from the coding sequence ATGACAAcctatggtggtggtggtggcggtAGCTCTGAGCCTCCTCGCTCCCGGAAGCGCAGAAACATCTGCCTTTGGTCGATCGCCGGCGTTGTCGTGACCGTTCTCATTCTGGTCATACTCTGGTTGACTGTGTTCAAAGCCAAGGACCCGAAAATGACGGTGAATTCGGTCGTTTTGAGGAGCCTGCAGGCGGGCTTTGACATCAACAAAGCCACCGTCGACGTGAATATCACTATCGATGTGGACGCGACGGTGAAGAACCCGAACAAGGTGGGAATGAAGTACCACAACAGCACGGCATCATTGAACTACAGGGGTGTGATGGTGGGCGAGGTCCCCATTGGAGCCGGAGAGATTTCCGCCGGTGAGACCATGCCCATGGGTGTTACCCTAACCGTTATGGTAGACCGGTTTCTGGGGAAAACATCGGAGCTTTTACCAGATGTGGCCGCCGGTTTGATCCCGTTTAACACTGTCACCAAAATTTCCGGCAAAGTCACAATCTTGGGTATCTTTAAGATTCATGTAACCTCCACCTCCTCATGCGATTTCAATGTCTATGTCGGAAGCAAAACTGTCGGAGACCAAAAGTGTAAGCACAAGACCAAATTATAA